The following are encoded together in the Rhodanobacter soli genome:
- a CDS encoding S8 family serine peptidase, protein MKTFDSGLRRREMAWLVAMTLGLSACGGGGNVKPTPPPTVPSSPPPPSTPTDQPPLDAQLTLTNADAAHSLGYTGAGVTIGVVDSGIMRNHPALVGRVEQELIYVDPSTNNTAIDDVVGHGTWVSQIAAGRAFDKFPGGIAPGASLVSARIISDVEPKDDGSGQGNAVTAADADFFAQTLNPALINAGVQVMNNSWGGIYWDTTNSSINQAFAQAYEPFVLQHGGLVVFAAGNDSRSDPSDIASLPSLAPQLAPGWLVAVAVDSNHPSQLASYSNACGRAMTYCLAAPGDVIVSDKDAVAGISPTYWVVSGTSFAAPEVSGAAALVWQAFPYFSNDLVQQTLLGTADDLGTTGVDPIFGYGELNVGRAVNGPAKFDWGDVTVDFSGGSTWNNVISGAGGLIKKGGGRLIITQPTTYTGLTNVMEGTLVAAGIGGSLNINANSGVLDTHSVGGSVTNGGTLMVNGGDVTVGGDYAQGPSGWLSLELGSVLRVTGKATLSAAGTVYPGPVLEVIGAANGYVANAHTDVLVAQGGLSGTFNLLAPGAGVLLDATLNYDATSAWLNVTQVQASAVPAMTYTAASMGAAVRVDNAFAQINTQMADAGTGTGVGGGPVGTSFIAGAASLQQSATLATAQRSLESLSGQLHAASAAMMFEAIDAGTRALSGRFERLIYTPVTGGWTQSLGYQGDMSRSGYNRVGYDLSGFLVGADQRVGSNGIAGYALGQSQGLGRLEESADQGHSHSLEAMLYGGVVRNAWYTMGRFGVGSYRETMRRRVELGGQSAGLASDDNGRYGVAYAESGYRLALGRTAITPYFSLQYAQLQRDGFNEVGAYGFGLKSAAQTAARWQVGTGLRAAREWVLLGGGSLSLQGHMLWQQSFGVRGDVFDASFSGIDQFAPVGGIGLSRYGGVLGTTLDWQMSPRASLQLGYDRYTGQRQQAQMATANFSWSF, encoded by the coding sequence ATGAAAACGTTCGACTCGGGTTTGCGGCGTCGCGAGATGGCGTGGCTGGTGGCCATGACGCTTGGATTGAGTGCCTGCGGCGGGGGCGGCAACGTCAAACCGACACCACCGCCGACGGTGCCGAGTTCGCCTCCACCGCCAAGCACGCCGACCGATCAGCCGCCGCTGGATGCCCAGCTCACGCTCACCAACGCCGACGCCGCGCACAGCCTGGGCTACACCGGTGCCGGCGTGACCATCGGCGTGGTCGACAGCGGCATCATGCGCAACCATCCGGCGCTGGTCGGGCGGGTCGAGCAGGAATTGATCTACGTCGATCCGTCGACCAACAACACCGCGATCGACGACGTGGTCGGCCACGGCACCTGGGTCTCGCAGATCGCCGCCGGACGGGCGTTCGACAAGTTTCCCGGCGGCATCGCGCCCGGCGCCAGCCTGGTGTCGGCGCGCATCATCAGCGACGTCGAGCCGAAGGACGACGGTTCGGGCCAGGGCAATGCGGTAACCGCCGCCGATGCCGACTTCTTCGCGCAGACGCTCAATCCGGCCCTGATCAACGCCGGCGTGCAAGTGATGAACAACTCCTGGGGCGGCATCTACTGGGATACCACCAACAGCTCGATCAACCAGGCTTTCGCCCAGGCCTACGAGCCGTTCGTGCTGCAGCATGGCGGGCTGGTGGTGTTCGCCGCCGGCAACGACTCGCGCAGCGACCCCAGCGATATCGCCAGCCTGCCCAGCCTGGCGCCGCAACTGGCGCCGGGCTGGCTGGTCGCCGTGGCGGTCGATAGCAACCACCCCAGCCAGCTGGCGAGTTACTCGAACGCCTGCGGCAGGGCGATGACCTACTGCCTGGCCGCGCCGGGCGACGTGATCGTCAGCGACAAGGACGCCGTCGCCGGCATCAGTCCTACCTACTGGGTCGTCAGCGGCACCTCGTTCGCCGCACCGGAAGTCTCCGGCGCCGCCGCACTGGTGTGGCAGGCCTTTCCGTATTTCAGCAACGACCTGGTGCAGCAGACCCTGCTGGGGACCGCCGATGATCTTGGCACGACGGGTGTGGACCCGATATTCGGCTACGGCGAATTGAACGTTGGCCGCGCGGTGAATGGGCCGGCGAAGTTCGACTGGGGTGATGTGACGGTGGACTTCAGCGGCGGGTCAACCTGGAACAATGTCATTTCGGGTGCCGGTGGTTTGATCAAGAAGGGTGGCGGCAGGTTGATCATCACCCAGCCGACCACGTATACGGGCCTGACCAATGTCATGGAGGGCACGCTGGTTGCCGCTGGGATCGGCGGTTCGCTCAACATCAATGCCAACAGTGGCGTCCTCGACACCCACAGCGTCGGTGGCAGTGTCACCAACGGCGGCACACTGATGGTCAATGGCGGTGATGTCACCGTCGGTGGCGACTACGCCCAGGGGCCGAGTGGCTGGCTCTCGCTGGAACTGGGATCGGTGCTGCGTGTTACAGGCAAGGCGACGTTGTCTGCCGCCGGGACTGTCTACCCCGGCCCCGTACTTGAGGTCATTGGTGCGGCCAACGGTTACGTCGCCAACGCACACACGGATGTACTGGTAGCGCAGGGCGGCTTGAGTGGAACCTTCAATTTGCTCGCGCCTGGAGCCGGCGTACTGCTCGATGCCACGCTCAATTACGACGCCACGAGCGCATGGCTGAACGTGACCCAGGTGCAGGCCAGCGCTGTCCCGGCGATGACTTACACCGCCGCTTCGATGGGCGCGGCGGTGCGCGTGGACAATGCGTTCGCGCAGATCAATACGCAGATGGCTGATGCCGGTACCGGTACTGGTGTCGGCGGCGGGCCGGTGGGGACGAGTTTCATTGCCGGAGCGGCCAGTCTGCAGCAGTCGGCCACCCTGGCCACGGCGCAGCGTTCGCTGGAGAGTCTCTCAGGGCAGTTGCATGCCGCCAGCGCGGCGATGATGTTCGAGGCGATCGACGCCGGCACCCGCGCGCTGTCCGGTCGCTTCGAGAGGCTGATTTATACTCCAGTCACCGGTGGCTGGACGCAGAGCCTTGGCTATCAGGGCGACATGTCGCGCAGCGGCTACAACCGTGTCGGTTATGACCTCAGTGGTTTCCTCGTTGGCGCGGACCAGCGGGTCGGCAGCAACGGCATCGCTGGATACGCGCTGGGCCAGAGCCAGGGGCTGGGCCGGTTGGAGGAGAGTGCTGATCAGGGTCACAGCCATTCGCTGGAGGCCATGTTGTACGGCGGCGTCGTGCGAAATGCCTGGTACACGATGGGGCGCTTCGGCGTCGGCAGCTATCGCGAGACCATGCGTCGCCGGGTCGAACTCGGCGGGCAGTCGGCCGGTCTGGCCAGCGATGACAACGGCCGCTATGGTGTTGCTTATGCCGAAAGCGGCTATCGGCTGGCGCTGGGGCGCACGGCGATCACGCCCTACTTCAGCCTGCAATACGCGCAGCTGCAACGCGACGGCTTCAACGAGGTGGGTGCGTATGGTTTCGGCCTGAAGTCGGCGGCGCAGACGGCCGCGCGCTGGCAGGTTGGCACGGGCCTGCGCGCGGCGCGTGAGTGGGTGTTGCTCGGCGGTGGCAGTCTCAGCCTGCAGGGACACATGCTGTGGCAGCAATCGTTCGGCGTGCGTGGCGACGTGTTCGACGCCAGCTTCAGCGGCATCGACCAGTTCGCCCCGGTCGGCGGCATCGGCCTGTCGCGCTACGGCGGCGTGCTCGGCACCACGCTGGACTGGCAGATGTCGCCACGCGCCAGCCTGCAGCTCGGCTACGACCGCTACACCGGCCAGCGCCAGCAGGCGCAGATGGCCACGGCGAACTTCAGCTGGTCGTTCTGA